From one Rosa rugosa chromosome 4, drRosRugo1.1, whole genome shotgun sequence genomic stretch:
- the LOC133743926 gene encoding BTB/POZ domain-containing protein At1g63850, giving the protein MATATSTSTTTTTTAALKAHPHQQPPTKPRRRNNNYPTRKLDPPTIVSPENSWCCPASKPIPTHSRRGGLPIDPTRELDPVEDYPSPNSSPSFRIRFSPGSLSPVMDFTPALSNGHNDSYNSSFTRFNSMLNAGLLNPMSPPPRTSPTLFEMMASEPEMANPKPAQIHQNGVAPPPRTTHMGLVQDKQALMMQRVSDLLGSRSPGNQFNDPTNSDIKLTLSSKDGFSVSMSLHRPILIAHSRFFAVKLSDRWVKQQRTTPSSSPPYNVEIADCDDVEVYIEALRLMYCKDLRKRLMKEDVPKVLGILKVSAAIGFDAGVLSCLEYLEAAPWAEEEEEKVASLLSELRLEGVGAGEVLKRVSLEVANGTEEGNDNEEVLVKLLHVVLEGKDEKARREMKGLVTKMLRENSSHNELRKESLYSACDGCLQLLCHHFSRAAEADLKDVGQIARQADNLHWILDILIDRQMAEDFLKTWASQTELSESHSKVAAVHRYEVSRVTARLFVGIGKGQLLASKDVRFLLLRTWLVPFYDDFGWMRRASKGLDRHLIEDGLSNTILTLPLAWQQEILLAWFNRFLNSGEDCPNIQRGFEVWWRRSFWRRNGEQERPRPLRVTAATIEKQ; this is encoded by the exons atgGCAACAGCCACATCTActagtactactactactactactgcaGCTCTCAAAGCTCACCCCCATCAACAACCACCCACCAAACCCAGACGCCGCAACAACAACTACCCGACCCGGAAGCTCGACCCGCCGACGATTGTCTCCCCCGAGAACTCCTGGTGCTGTCCTGCCTCAAAACCAATCCCGACCCATTCCCGCCGCGGCGGACTACCCATTGACCCGACCCGCGAGCTCGACCCGGTTGAGGACTACCCATCTCCGAATTCTTCGCCGTCGTTCAGGATCCGGTTCTCTCCGGGGAGCTTATCCCCAGTCATGGACTTCACTCCGGCTTTGAGCAACGGTCACAACGATTCGTATAACTCGAGCTTCACTCGGTTCAATAGTATGCTCAATGCGGGTCTGCTGAACCCAATGTCGCCGCCGCCGCGGACCAGCCCGACCCTTTTCGAAATGATGGCCAGCGAGCCCGAAATGGCCAACCCGAAACCCGCCCAGATCCACCAAAACGGCGTCGCGCCGCCGCCGAGGACTACTCACATGGGTTTGGTCCAGGACAAGCAGGCGCTGATGATGCAGCGGGTTTCGGACCTCTTGGGTTCTCGGAGCCCCGGGAACCAGTTCAATGACCCGACCAATAGTGACATCAAGCTGACGTTGAGCTCCAAGGACGGGTTCAGCGTCTCGATGAGTCTGCACCGTCCGATTCTCATCGCGCACAGCCGGTTCTTCGCCGTGAAGCTCTCGGACAGGTGGGTCAAGCAGCAGAGAACGACGCCGTCTTCGTCGCCACCGTACAATGTGGAGATTGCTGACTGTGATGACGTGGAGGTTTATATTGAGGCTTTGAGGTTGATGTATTGTAAGGATCTGAGGAAGAGGCTAATGAAGGAGGACGTTCCTAAAGTGCTTGGCATTttgaag GTTTCGGCGGCAATTGGGTTTGATGCTGGTGTTTTATCTTGTTTGGAGTACTTGGAGGCGGCGCCGTGGgctgaggaagaagaggagaaggTGGCATCGCTGTTGTCGGAGCTGCGGCTTGAAGGTGTTGGAGCCGGGGAAGTGTTGAAGAGGGTGTCGCTGGAAGTGGCTAATGGGACTGAGGAGGGTAATGACAATGAAGAAGTTTTAGTAAAGCTTCTGCATGTGGTTCTTGAAGGAAAAGATGAGAAGGCAAGGCGCGAGATGAAAGGATTGGTGACTAAGATGCTTCGTGAGAATTCGTCTCATAATGAACTCCGGAAAGAGTCCTTGTACTCGGCTTGTGATGGGTGTTTGCAATTGCTTTGCCACCATTTTTCTCGGGCAGCAGAGGCAGACTTGAAGGATGTGGGACAGATTGCAAGGCAAGCGGATAATTTGCATTGGATTTTGGATATTTTGATTGACAGACAAATGGCTGAGGATTTCTTGAAAACATGGGCATCTCAAACTGAGTTGTCTGAATCGCATTCTAAAGTGGCTGCAGTTCATAGATATGAGGTTAGCAGAGTTACAGCTCGACTCTTTGTTGGGATTGGAAAGGGTCAGCTGTTGGCTTCCAAGGACGTGAGGTTCTTGCTTTTGCGTACATGGTTGGTGCCATTTTATGATGATTTTGGATGGATGAGGAGGGCATCAAAAGGCCTTGATAGGCACTTAATTGAGGATGGTCTGAGCAACACAATTCTTACCCTGCCTTTAGCATGGCAACAAGAAATTTTGCTGGCTTGGTTTAATCGGTTCTTGAACTCTGGTGAAGATTGCCCAAATATACAAAGAGGATTTGAAGTTTGGTGGAGGCGGTCCTTTTGGAGGCGGAATGGGGAGCAGGAAAGACCACGGCCATTACGAGTTACAGCTGCAACCATTGAGAAGCAATAG